The Flavobacterium marginilacus genome window below encodes:
- the panB gene encoding 3-methyl-2-oxobutanoate hydroxymethyltransferase, whose amino-acid sequence MSAIKKDYKKVTTKSLIDMKSNGEKISMLTAYDYTMAKIVDTAGVDVILVGDSASNVMAGHETTLPITLDQMIYHASSVVRAVERALVVIDLPFGSYQSDSKEALRSSIRIMKESGGHAVKLEGGKEIKESIKKILNAGIPVMGHLGLTPQSIYKFGTYTVRAKEDEEAEKLIEDAKLLEQLGCFALVLEKIPAHLAEKVAKSISIPVIGIGAGGGVDGQVLVIHDMLGMNNEFSPRFLRRYMNLYEGMTSAISQYVTDVKSQDFPNEKEQY is encoded by the coding sequence AGTTACCACCAAGTCACTAATTGACATGAAGTCCAATGGCGAAAAAATCTCCATGCTTACAGCTTATGATTATACCATGGCTAAAATTGTGGACACTGCCGGAGTTGACGTAATTCTGGTTGGGGATTCGGCCTCCAATGTTATGGCTGGTCACGAGACAACACTGCCAATTACTTTGGATCAGATGATTTATCATGCCTCATCTGTTGTGAGGGCTGTAGAGAGAGCTTTGGTTGTAATTGACCTGCCTTTTGGAAGTTACCAATCTGATTCTAAAGAGGCTTTGCGTTCTTCCATTAGAATTATGAAAGAAAGCGGTGGTCACGCTGTAAAATTGGAAGGCGGTAAAGAAATCAAAGAATCCATCAAAAAAATTCTGAACGCTGGAATTCCGGTAATGGGACATTTGGGATTAACACCACAGTCTATCTATAAATTTGGAACGTATACCGTTCGCGCCAAAGAGGATGAAGAAGCCGAAAAGTTAATTGAAGACGCTAAACTACTAGAACAATTGGGCTGCTTTGCATTAGTTCTTGAAAAAATACCTGCTCATTTGGCCGAAAAAGTTGCAAAAAGCATTTCTATTCCGGTAATCGGAATTGGTGCCGGAGGCGGAGTTGACGGACAGGTATTGGTGATCCACGATATGCTGGGAATGAATAATGAATTCAGCCCTCGTTTTTTAAGACGCTACATGAATCTTTACGAAGGAATGACTTCGGCTATCAGCCAATATGTAACCGATGTAAAATCACAGGATTTTCCAAACGAGAAAGAACAATACTAA
- a CDS encoding RluA family pseudouridine synthase, protein MKVISNKHNLQILHEDNHLIVVNKRVGDIVQGDKTGDKPLSEVVKEYIKDKYNKPGEVFLGVVHRLDRPTTGIVVFARTSKALTRMNELFSSRETKKTYWAVVKNRPSKNENTLVHYIKRNEKNNTSKAHTKEVPDSKKASLEYKIIKELDNYFGLEIQLHTGRHHQIRAQLSAIGSPIKGDLKYGFDRSNPDGGIHLHARKLVFVHPVSKEEIIITAPTPDEVIWKAI, encoded by the coding sequence ATGAAAGTAATTTCAAATAAACATAATCTTCAAATCCTTCACGAAGACAACCACCTGATTGTTGTAAATAAACGTGTGGGCGACATTGTGCAAGGCGACAAAACGGGTGACAAACCATTGAGCGAGGTTGTAAAAGAATACATAAAAGACAAATACAATAAGCCTGGCGAAGTTTTTCTTGGAGTCGTACATCGACTGGACAGACCTACAACCGGAATTGTAGTTTTTGCCCGAACCAGCAAGGCTTTGACACGCATGAACGAATTGTTCAGCAGCAGGGAAACCAAAAAAACCTATTGGGCTGTAGTCAAAAACAGGCCTTCAAAAAACGAAAATACACTGGTTCATTACATCAAAAGGAACGAGAAAAACAATACTTCAAAAGCCCATACAAAAGAAGTTCCCGATAGTAAAAAAGCTAGTCTGGAATATAAAATCATCAAGGAACTGGATAATTATTTTGGACTTGAAATCCAGTTACACACGGGCAGACACCATCAGATACGGGCACAGCTGTCAGCTATTGGCTCTCCAATAAAAGGAGATCTAAAATATGGTTTTGACCGAAGCAATCCTGACGGAGGCATCCATTTGCATGCCAGAAAGCTGGTCTTTGTTCATCCTGTTTCGAAAGAAGAGATTATTATAACTGCTCCAACTCCAGATGAAGTAATCTGGAAAGCTATTTAA
- a CDS encoding aldehyde dehydrogenase, whose translation MSYKLNISTRKEALIKLMDEIIKHENEIIQALLEDFKKPPFESIATEISYIIWELKDTIKNIEKWAKIKNVIPSIFNFPSTDYIVKEPYGKVLIIAPWNYPFQLAVGPLIAAVAAGNQVVLKPSELTPKTSAIVLKIIEKVFHHQHVKVIEGGIETAKKLLAQRWDYIFFTGSAAVGKIVAKAAAEHLTPVTLELGGKNPCIIDETANLKLAAKRIVWGKFLNAGQTCIAPDYILIQEEMKSHFVNFLKNEITNAYGENPKNSPDFARIVNEKNWHRLVSMIEPEKVIFRGEIDIEDCYIAPTLIEENDLESPLMQEEIFGPLLPIITYKDEKEIDKIISRYEKPLALYVFTDDRKFAKKTILNHSFGGGCINDTIIHFANKRLPFGGVGHSGIGAYHGQLSFDTFSHHKGIVKKANWLDLNLRYAPYTDSKISTLKKLLNWL comes from the coding sequence ATGAGTTACAAATTAAATATTAGTACCAGAAAAGAAGCTTTAATAAAATTAATGGATGAAATTATCAAGCATGAAAATGAAATCATCCAGGCATTACTTGAGGATTTCAAAAAACCTCCATTTGAATCAATTGCTACAGAAATCAGTTATATTATTTGGGAATTAAAGGATACAATAAAGAATATTGAAAAATGGGCCAAAATTAAAAACGTAATCCCCTCTATATTTAATTTTCCTTCGACAGATTACATTGTAAAAGAACCTTATGGGAAAGTTTTAATTATAGCACCTTGGAATTATCCTTTTCAATTAGCGGTAGGTCCTTTAATAGCGGCTGTTGCGGCAGGAAATCAAGTAGTATTAAAACCTTCTGAATTAACGCCAAAGACATCGGCTATAGTTCTAAAAATTATAGAGAAAGTATTCCATCATCAGCATGTAAAAGTAATTGAAGGCGGTATTGAAACTGCTAAAAAATTATTGGCACAGCGCTGGGATTATATTTTTTTTACTGGAAGTGCTGCTGTTGGAAAAATTGTTGCAAAAGCCGCTGCAGAACATCTTACTCCGGTCACCCTTGAATTAGGCGGTAAAAACCCCTGCATCATTGATGAAACTGCAAATCTCAAACTTGCTGCCAAGAGAATAGTCTGGGGGAAATTTCTGAATGCCGGACAAACCTGCATTGCTCCCGATTATATTTTGATTCAGGAAGAAATGAAAAGTCATTTTGTAAATTTCCTAAAAAATGAAATCACAAATGCTTATGGAGAAAACCCAAAAAACTCTCCCGATTTTGCCCGAATCGTAAACGAAAAAAACTGGCATCGTTTAGTCAGCATGATCGAGCCGGAGAAAGTAATTTTCAGAGGTGAAATTGATATTGAAGACTGCTATATTGCACCAACCTTAATTGAAGAAAATGATCTTGAAAGCCCTCTGATGCAGGAAGAGATTTTTGGCCCTTTACTTCCTATAATTACTTATAAAGATGAAAAAGAAATTGATAAAATAATTTCACGTTATGAAAAGCCGTTAGCTTTATATGTATTTACCGATGACAGAAAATTTGCCAAAAAAACAATTTTGAATCATTCTTTTGGCGGAGGCTGTATTAATGATACTATAATTCATTTTGCAAACAAAAGACTTCCTTTTGGAGGTGTAGGCCACAGCGGAATTGGTGCTTATCATGGTCAATTGAGTTTTGACACTTTTTCCCATCATAAAGGAATTGTAAAAAAAGCAAATTGGCTGGATTTAAACCTAAGATATGCTCCTTATACAGACAGCAAAATTAGTACTTTAAAAAAATTATTGAACTGGCTATAA